In Nicotiana tabacum cultivar K326 chromosome 11, ASM71507v2, whole genome shotgun sequence, a single window of DNA contains:
- the LOC107832519 gene encoding myricetin 7/4'-O-methyltransferase 2-like: MSVMSSSELLQAQAQTWNHIFDFTNSSAVRCAVQLGIPDVLYKHGKPMCLSDLLSQLPLHPSKVSSMPILLRLLVHSGFLNQHEKDHYYYSLTPASRLLVRNEPLNIRSLLLINHEPFLQKAWFELSSWFQNDFPTAFHTAHGKSFWDYFTEKPRQGSDFNDAMASDSRLIADVFVKECKHVFEGLESLVDVGGGTGTVATVIAKANPTIKCIVFDLPRVVADLKGSGNLEFVGGSMFDEIPHVNAILLKCILHDWSDEDCVKILKKCKESIPSRDKGGKVIIIDIVMEDPTQSDEFVRAQHSMDLLMMILFAAKERTKKEWQKLFTEAGFTECKITPSLGLRSLIEIYP, from the exons ATGTCAGTCATGAGTTCCAGCGAGCTTCTCCAAGCTCAAGCTCAAACCTGGAACCATATTTTCGACTTCACAAATTCTTCAGCAGTAAGATGTGCAGTTCAACTGGGCATCCCTGATGTCCTCTACAAACATGGTAAGCCAATGTGTTTGTCTGACCTCTTATCTCAACTTCCCCTCCATCCTTCGAAAGTTTCCTCCATGCCAATTTTATTGCGGCTTTTAGTTCATTCTGGTTTCCTAAATCAACATGAAAAAGATCATTACTATTATTCTCTTACCCCAGCTAGTCGCCTTCTTGTGAGGAATGAGCCCTTGAATATTAGGTCACTCTTGCTTATCAACCATGAACCATTCCTTCAAAAAGCATGGTTTGAGTTAAGTAGTTGGTTCCAAAATGATTTCCCTACTGCTTTTCATACTGCTCATGGCAAATCCTTCTGGGATTATTTCACGGAAAAACCAAGACAAGGAAGTGACTTCAATGATGCAATGGCTAGTGATTCAAGATTGATAGCTGATGTTTTTGTTAAGGAGTGTAAACATGTATTTGAGGGGTTGGAGTCGTTGGTGGACGTAGGAGGTGGAACTGGCACTGTAGCAACAGTCATAGCCAAAGCTAACCCTACCATAAAATGCATTGTATTTGATCTCCCTCGTGTTGTAGCCGATCTCAAGGGAAGTGGGAACTTGGAGTTTGTAGGAGGAAGTATGTTTGATGAGATTCCTCATGTTAATGCAATATTACTCAAG TGTATTTTGCATGACTGGAGCGACGAAGATTGTGTGAAGATACTGAAGAAATGCAAAGAGTCAATTCCAAGTAGGGATAAAGGAGGGAAAGTGATAATTATAGACATTGTGATGGAGGATCCGACGCAAAGCGACGAGTTTGTTCGAGCACAACATTCCATGGACTTGCTgatgatgattctttttgctgCCAAAGAGAGAACTAAGAAGGAATGGCAGAAGCTCTTCACTGAAGCTGGTTTCACTGAATGTAAAATAACTCCCTCTCTTGGCTTAAGATCTCTCATTGAAATCTATCCTTAG